The Salana multivorans genome window below encodes:
- the der gene encoding ribosome biogenesis GTPase Der, which translates to MTDVTGDPAPLNDADGFDGEAFDETLDDGPVVIDLSETEDDVRTAAIMRAGLEAYELEDTDAELIDADGPVLPEDVPESMLPVLAIVGRPNVGKSTLVNRVLGRREAVVQDVPGVTRDRVRYRAEWGGRPFVVVDTGGWEYDAKGINARVAEQAEIAIELADAVLFVVDATVGATDADERIVTLLRRSGKPVLLVANKVDSPRDEADAATLWSLGLGEPYPVSALHGRGTGDMLDAATSLLPEVTAVGGPMPVGGPHRVAIVGRPNVGKSSLLNAVTGTQRVVVDDFEGTTRDPVDELVELGGEPWVLVDTAGIRRRVHQTQGADFYASLRTQAAIEKAEVAVVVIDASSPITEQDIRVIQQAIDAGRALVVAYNKWDLLDEERRFYLEREIERELVQITWAPRVNFSARTRWHVDRLARQLDAAIAGWTTRIPTGRLNSFLGELAAAHPHPVRGGKQPRILFGTQVDTSPPRFVLFSTGFLEAGYRRFIERRLREEFGFVGSPIEISVRVREKRRR; encoded by the coding sequence GTGACTGACGTGACCGGTGACCCGGCCCCCCTGAACGACGCCGACGGCTTCGACGGCGAGGCGTTCGACGAGACGCTCGATGACGGCCCCGTCGTCATCGACCTGTCCGAGACCGAGGACGACGTGCGGACGGCCGCGATCATGCGGGCCGGCCTCGAGGCGTACGAGCTGGAGGACACGGACGCCGAGCTGATCGACGCCGACGGTCCCGTCCTGCCCGAGGACGTCCCGGAGTCGATGCTCCCCGTGCTCGCGATCGTCGGGCGGCCGAACGTCGGCAAGTCGACGCTGGTCAACCGCGTCCTCGGCCGCCGCGAGGCCGTCGTCCAGGACGTCCCCGGCGTCACCCGGGACCGCGTGCGCTACCGCGCCGAGTGGGGCGGGCGGCCGTTCGTCGTCGTCGACACCGGCGGGTGGGAGTACGACGCGAAGGGCATCAACGCGCGGGTGGCCGAGCAGGCCGAGATCGCGATCGAGCTGGCCGACGCCGTCCTGTTCGTCGTCGACGCGACGGTCGGGGCGACCGACGCCGACGAGCGCATCGTCACGCTGCTGCGCCGCTCCGGCAAGCCCGTGCTCCTCGTCGCCAACAAGGTGGACAGCCCGCGGGACGAGGCCGACGCCGCGACCCTGTGGTCGCTCGGGCTCGGCGAGCCGTACCCGGTCTCGGCGCTGCACGGACGCGGGACGGGGGACATGCTCGACGCCGCGACGTCGCTCCTGCCCGAGGTGACCGCCGTCGGCGGGCCGATGCCGGTCGGCGGCCCGCACCGCGTCGCGATCGTCGGGCGGCCGAACGTCGGCAAGTCGAGCCTGCTCAACGCCGTGACGGGGACGCAGCGCGTCGTCGTCGACGACTTCGAGGGCACGACGCGCGATCCCGTCGACGAGCTGGTCGAGCTCGGCGGCGAGCCGTGGGTGCTCGTGGACACGGCCGGGATCCGGCGTCGCGTGCACCAGACGCAGGGCGCCGACTTCTACGCGTCGCTGCGCACGCAGGCGGCGATCGAGAAGGCGGAGGTCGCGGTCGTGGTGATCGACGCGTCGTCGCCGATCACCGAGCAGGACATCCGCGTCATCCAGCAGGCCATCGACGCCGGGCGCGCGCTCGTCGTCGCGTACAACAAGTGGGACCTGCTCGACGAGGAGCGCCGGTTCTACCTCGAGCGGGAGATCGAGCGCGAGCTGGTCCAGATCACCTGGGCGCCGCGGGTCAACTTCTCGGCGCGGACGCGCTGGCACGTCGACCGGCTCGCGCGTCAGCTCGACGCAGCGATCGCCGGGTGGACGACGCGCATCCCGACCGGGCGGCTCAACTCCTTCCTCGGTGAGCTGGCGGCGGCGCACCCGCACCCGGTCCGCGGGGGCAAGCAGCCGCGCATCCTGTTCGGCACGCAGGTCGACACCTCCCCGCCGCGGTTCGTGCTGTTCTCGACCGGGTTCCTCGAGGCCGGCTACCGCCGGTTCATCGAGCGACGCCTGCGCGAGGAGTTCGGCTTCGTCGGGTCGCCGATCGAGATCTCCGTCCGGGTGCGGGAGAAGCGGCGCCGGTGA
- a CDS encoding LLM class flavin-dependent oxidoreductase, which yields MKLSVLDLIPVRSGQSTTEALRASRALLGLADSLGFERYWVAEHHNMPAVASSVPGVLLPYLAGGTTRIRLGSGGVMLPNHTALDVAEQFALLEAMFPGRVDLGIGRAPGSDPVTSYLLRFGRPDAAEESFEQDVLLLRELLGLGETPVGEPVRLSLGGRPFDVRATPRAASPTGLWLLGSSGFSVELAARLGLPYVFANHFGMPGIEGALSRYRATYTPSSDFPEPMSFLPINVVVAASEAEAQERALPQAVQMARLRTGAPLLPQLTIEEAAAYEWTPREEAVRDAIVAGWLIGTPGDVATRLRARLGELGLDEAMIVPAAAAYAGEELDAPAGRAETLRLLAEAVAG from the coding sequence GTGAAGCTCAGCGTTCTCGACCTCATCCCCGTCCGTTCCGGCCAGTCGACCACCGAGGCGCTGCGTGCCTCGCGAGCGTTGCTGGGGCTGGCCGACTCGCTCGGGTTCGAGCGCTACTGGGTGGCCGAGCACCACAACATGCCGGCGGTGGCCTCGAGCGTGCCGGGCGTGCTGCTGCCCTACCTCGCGGGCGGGACGACCCGCATCCGGCTGGGTTCGGGCGGCGTCATGCTGCCGAACCACACGGCCCTCGACGTCGCCGAGCAGTTCGCGCTGCTGGAGGCGATGTTCCCGGGGCGGGTCGATCTCGGGATCGGCCGGGCGCCGGGTTCGGACCCGGTGACGTCCTACCTCCTGCGGTTCGGACGGCCCGACGCTGCCGAGGAGTCGTTCGAGCAGGACGTCCTCCTGCTGCGCGAGCTGCTCGGGCTCGGCGAGACCCCGGTGGGGGAGCCGGTGCGCCTGTCGCTCGGCGGGCGGCCGTTCGACGTGCGGGCGACGCCGCGGGCGGCCTCACCGACGGGGCTGTGGCTGCTCGGCTCCTCGGGGTTCTCGGTCGAGCTCGCGGCGCGGCTCGGGCTGCCGTACGTGTTCGCGAACCACTTCGGGATGCCCGGGATCGAGGGCGCGCTGAGCCGGTACCGGGCGACGTACACGCCGTCGTCGGACTTCCCGGAGCCGATGTCGTTCCTGCCGATCAACGTCGTCGTGGCGGCGTCCGAGGCCGAGGCGCAGGAGCGCGCGCTGCCGCAGGCCGTCCAGATGGCGCGGCTGCGGACGGGGGCACCGCTCCTGCCGCAGCTCACCATCGAGGAGGCGGCGGCGTACGAGTGGACGCCGCGCGAGGAGGCCGTGCGCGACGCGATCGTGGCCGGCTGGCTCATCGGCACGCCCGGCGACGTCGCGACGCGGCTGCGGGCGCGGCTGGGGGAGCTCGGGCTGGACGAGGCGATGATCGTGCCGGCCGCCGCGGCGTACGCGGGGGAGGAGCTGGACGCGCCCGCCGGTCGGGCCGAGACCCTGCGGCTGCTGGCCGAGGCCGTCGCGGGGTAG